Part of the Candidatus Glassbacteria bacterium genome is shown below.
GCTGCTGATCGCCTCCAGGGTGGCGCAGAACTCCTCGTAGCTGTTCTCCTCGCCTCCGCTGCGGGCGTGGTTGTGGGCGAAATCGATACAGGGGTGGACACCGTCGAGGTCCCGGCAGATGCGGATCAGCTCCTCCAAACTGCCCCACTGGGTCGCTTTACCGGTCAGCTCTGGGCTCAGCTTCGCGCTGTCGATCCCCTCTCGGGCCATCTCTTCCAGGATCCCCTCGACAGCCCGGCGCACAACGCCGTAGACCTGTTCCGGGTCCTGCTTCATGAAAAACGCCGCGTGGAACGTAAAACTCTCGGCCCCCATCCAGTGGGCGGCGCGCGCTGTGTTGAGCACGCGCTTGATACTGGCCTCTTTCTTCTCGGGTTCGGCGGAATTGAGATTGATATAGTACGGGCCGTGGCAGGTCAGCGCCACGCCGAGCTTCCGGGCTGTCTCGCCGTAGAGCCGGCATTTCTCTTCCCCGGTCCGCACCCCGTGGACAAACTCGACCTCCAGGTTGCCCAGTCCCAGCTCGGATATCCGCCTGATCCCCGAAAGCACACTGCTGTCTTTCGCCGAATGAGGCACTCCGCCGGTGCCGAACAGTAACTCAGCCACTTATCTATCCTCCCTCATTCTTTTATTCCTGAGCAGATAGTGCAGCGCGAACACCGCAATCATCCCGTAGCCCACGCTGAATTTCCAGGCGGCGCCCGGCGCCACCAGATCGGTGAACTGGCCGGCCACGATCTGGCCGCTGTGGATCAGC
Proteins encoded:
- a CDS encoding TIM barrel protein; the protein is MAELLFGTGGVPHSAKDSSVLSGIRRISELGLGNLEVEFVHGVRTGEEKCRLYGETARKLGVALTCHGPYYINLNSAEPEKKEASIKRVLNTARAAHWMGAESFTFHAAFFMKQDPEQVYGVVRRAVEGILEEMAREGIDSAKLSPELTGKATQWGSLEELIRICRDLDGVHPCIDFAHNHARSGGEENSYEEFCATLEAISSGLGREYLDRLHIHVSGIEYSAKGERRHLVLTESDLKYKELLQALKEFGVGGTVVCESPNLEQDAALMKAAYEKLR